In Marisediminicola antarctica, one DNA window encodes the following:
- a CDS encoding glycosyltransferase family 39 protein has protein sequence MTDLLTAHGRTRGGSPSLSTRIRSHPALAPALVGLLGLTISLIGIGIPSLWYDEAATVTAVMRDWPELWRMLGNVDAVHGAYYVVMHVLVDLFGYSPLLLRMPSAIAVGAAAALTVVLGRQLGLGRAAVVGGLVFCLLPRATWMGTEARSYALSTALAVLLTLVLLHAQRSNRRRWWLVYAVLTVVSCYFFIYLALVIVAHGVSLAWWLASRRQATVPTVRRWLLASAAAAVALLPFALAVIGQNAQVSWILDLGPDTPRQVLRTQWFLFDGRFAVAGWILIVFGAIALLRTARGFSAAAVLLPALVVPTAALLVATELYSPLYTPRYLTMCLPFVALIIGAAIAAVPTRPLAALTLASLVLLAIPSIVEQRQPDAKQASTWKEVAALIEEQRAEDGPGTTAIIYGPVRYHATATSRVIAYTYPDAFEGTIDVTIDTPAAKTGQLWETRNRLDESLDRLAGSDAAYLVTSVKQDRRESTAQTLATVGWSPTDEWNLGDTNVVRFERD, from the coding sequence ATGACTGACCTCCTCACTGCCCACGGCCGCACTCGCGGCGGGTCTCCCAGTCTATCGACGCGCATCCGGAGCCACCCCGCGCTCGCACCCGCCCTGGTCGGGCTGCTCGGCCTCACGATCTCACTCATCGGCATCGGCATCCCGTCCCTCTGGTACGACGAGGCAGCCACGGTCACAGCCGTTATGCGCGACTGGCCCGAGCTGTGGCGGATGCTGGGAAACGTCGACGCGGTGCACGGCGCCTACTACGTGGTCATGCATGTGCTCGTCGACCTGTTCGGGTACTCCCCTCTTCTTCTGCGGATGCCGAGCGCGATCGCAGTCGGTGCCGCTGCGGCCCTCACTGTGGTGCTCGGCCGGCAGCTCGGCCTCGGCCGCGCTGCCGTTGTCGGCGGGCTGGTCTTCTGCCTGCTCCCCCGCGCGACCTGGATGGGAACCGAGGCCCGGTCGTACGCGCTGAGCACCGCCCTCGCGGTGCTGCTCACGCTCGTGTTGCTGCATGCGCAGCGGAGCAATCGGCGGCGCTGGTGGCTCGTCTACGCCGTGCTCACGGTGGTGTCGTGCTACTTCTTCATCTACCTCGCACTCGTCATCGTCGCCCACGGGGTCTCCCTGGCGTGGTGGCTCGCGAGCAGACGACAGGCCACCGTTCCGACCGTGCGCCGGTGGTTACTGGCGAGCGCCGCCGCCGCGGTCGCCCTGCTGCCGTTCGCGCTTGCCGTGATCGGGCAGAACGCCCAGGTGTCGTGGATTCTCGACCTCGGCCCCGACACACCACGCCAGGTGCTGCGTACGCAGTGGTTCCTGTTCGACGGTCGGTTCGCGGTCGCCGGGTGGATCCTCATCGTGTTCGGCGCGATCGCGCTGCTCCGAACGGCCAGGGGCTTCTCGGCGGCCGCCGTGCTGCTGCCCGCTCTCGTGGTGCCGACCGCAGCGCTGCTTGTCGCCACGGAGCTGTACTCGCCGCTCTACACGCCGCGCTACCTCACGATGTGCCTGCCCTTCGTGGCCCTGATCATCGGTGCGGCGATCGCCGCGGTGCCGACGAGGCCCCTCGCGGCCCTCACCCTCGCGAGCCTCGTGCTGCTCGCCATCCCGTCGATCGTGGAACAGCGGCAGCCGGATGCGAAGCAGGCATCCACCTGGAAGGAGGTCGCCGCGCTCATCGAGGAGCAGCGTGCCGAAGACGGCCCGGGAACGACCGCGATCATCTACGGGCCGGTGCGCTACCACGCGACTGCGACATCCCGGGTCATCGCGTACACCTACCCGGACGCCTTCGAGGGCACCATCGACGTCACGATCGACACGCCGGCCGCCAAGACCGGCCAGCTATGGGAGACGCGCAACCGTCTCGACGAGTCACTCGACCGACTGGCCGGCTCCGATGCGGCCTACCTCGTCACGAGCGTCAAGCAGGACCGTCGCGAGTCGACGGCCCAGACCCTCGCTACCGTCGGGTGGAGTCCGACCGACGAGTGGAACCTCGGCGACACCAACGTGGTGCGCTTCGAGCGCGACTGA
- a CDS encoding MoaD/ThiS family protein, protein MMSSSPGTQVSQHVTVRLFASARAATGVGELRLAVPAGASIADALQQLTAAPGEPLEQVLSRCSFLVNAVSTTDRATKLSDGDVIDVMPPFAGG, encoded by the coding sequence ATGATGAGCTCCTCCCCCGGCACGCAGGTCAGCCAGCACGTGACCGTGCGCTTGTTCGCTTCGGCCCGAGCAGCCACCGGTGTGGGCGAGCTGCGACTGGCGGTCCCCGCGGGGGCATCCATCGCCGACGCGCTGCAGCAGCTGACGGCGGCGCCCGGCGAGCCCCTGGAGCAGGTGCTCTCCCGCTGCTCCTTCCTCGTCAACGCCGTCTCGACGACGGATCGCGCGACGAAGCTCTCCGACGGCGACGTCATCGACGTCATGCCGCCATTCGCCGGCGGCTGA
- a CDS encoding 4-(cytidine 5'-diphospho)-2-C-methyl-D-erythritol kinase, with product MTLSAATTVVHARAPGKINVFLKVGSLLEDGYHDVASAYQAVSLSEDVRAYPADDFSVSFTSASSVDTSGLPLDASNLAIKAATLLARRAGYRGGVRLEIEKHVPIAGGMGGGSADAAATLLACDTLWGTDLGREDLMELAGELGADVPFAFIGGTAIGTGRGDQLSPALAKGHFQWVFALADFGMSTPEVYRELDRHRDRHAQDIFPAVVAPHVDANVLQALRAGDPHMLAEVLHNDLQAPALQMEPKLASVIELGEENGALAGMISGSGPTVAFLAADLDNALELQIALSAARLNVVRATGPVHGARILSS from the coding sequence CTCAAGGTGGGCTCCCTGCTCGAGGACGGTTACCACGACGTCGCCTCGGCCTATCAGGCTGTCTCGCTGTCCGAAGACGTGCGGGCCTACCCCGCGGACGACTTCTCCGTCTCGTTCACCAGTGCGAGCAGTGTCGACACCTCCGGACTGCCGCTCGACGCCTCCAACCTCGCGATCAAGGCCGCGACCCTGCTGGCCCGGCGGGCCGGATACCGCGGTGGCGTGCGCCTCGAGATCGAGAAGCACGTTCCGATCGCGGGCGGCATGGGCGGCGGGTCGGCCGATGCCGCGGCAACGCTTCTCGCCTGCGACACGCTCTGGGGCACCGACCTCGGCCGGGAGGACCTCATGGAGCTCGCCGGAGAGCTCGGCGCCGATGTTCCGTTCGCCTTCATCGGTGGCACCGCGATCGGCACCGGCCGGGGCGACCAGCTGAGCCCCGCGCTGGCCAAGGGGCACTTCCAGTGGGTCTTCGCCCTCGCCGACTTCGGCATGTCGACGCCCGAGGTGTACCGCGAACTCGACCGTCACCGCGACCGCCACGCGCAGGACATCTTCCCCGCGGTGGTGGCCCCCCACGTGGATGCGAACGTGCTGCAGGCGTTGCGCGCCGGCGACCCGCACATGCTCGCCGAGGTGCTGCACAACGACCTCCAGGCCCCGGCTCTGCAGATGGAGCCGAAGCTCGCCTCGGTGATCGAACTGGGCGAGGAGAACGGCGCGCTCGCCGGCATGATCTCCGGCTCCGGCCCCACCGTCGCGTTCCTCGCCGCCGACCTCGACAACGCGCTCGAGTTGCAGATCGCGCTGAGCGCCGCGCGGCTGAACGTCGTGCGCGCCACAGGGCCGGTGCACGGGGCTCGTATCCTCAGCTCGTAG
- the moeB gene encoding molybdopterin-synthase adenylyltransferase MoeB: MSTLPPLVELGAELTPEQIARGSRHLMLPGFGLSGQRRLAAAKVLVIGAGGLGSPVLQYLAAAGVGTIGIVDFDTVDLSNLQRQVIHRTASIGEPKTASAARAIAELNPLVTVVEHAVRLGAGNAVQVFSGYDLVIDGSDNFATRYLANDAAAILGKPYVWGSVFRFDGQVTVFWESAPDGRSLDYRDLHPVPPAPGEVLSCDEAGVLGAVCASIGSMMATEAIKLITGIGEPLLGRIQILDALAGGWREVRLSRRPGRMPVTGLIDYELFCGMRPPAGGGAASGLGGPELSAEDLIAEHMPNLIDVREPFEHELVHIDGARLVPLAQLLDDPAALGEGPFVVYCKTGIRSQRAADALRAAGADAVSLRGGIQAWLDLTDPGGMRY, from the coding sequence ATGTCGACTCTGCCTCCCCTCGTCGAGCTCGGGGCCGAGCTGACTCCCGAGCAGATCGCGCGCGGATCGCGTCACCTCATGCTGCCGGGCTTCGGGCTGTCGGGTCAACGCCGTCTGGCCGCCGCGAAAGTGCTCGTGATCGGCGCCGGCGGGCTCGGATCGCCCGTGCTGCAGTACCTCGCTGCGGCGGGGGTCGGAACGATCGGCATCGTCGATTTCGACACCGTGGACCTCTCCAACCTGCAGCGGCAGGTCATCCACCGCACCGCGAGCATCGGAGAGCCGAAGACGGCGAGCGCGGCCCGCGCGATCGCCGAGCTGAACCCGCTCGTGACGGTGGTGGAGCACGCCGTGCGGCTCGGCGCCGGCAACGCCGTGCAGGTCTTCTCCGGCTACGACCTCGTGATCGACGGCAGCGACAATTTCGCCACCCGCTACCTCGCGAACGACGCGGCCGCCATTCTCGGAAAGCCCTATGTGTGGGGGTCGGTGTTTCGATTCGACGGCCAGGTCACTGTGTTCTGGGAGTCGGCACCCGACGGCCGCTCGCTCGACTACCGCGACCTGCACCCCGTGCCGCCGGCGCCCGGCGAGGTGCTGTCGTGCGATGAGGCCGGCGTGCTTGGAGCGGTCTGCGCGAGCATCGGCTCGATGATGGCGACCGAGGCGATCAAGCTCATCACCGGCATCGGTGAGCCGCTGCTCGGCCGCATCCAGATTCTCGACGCGCTCGCCGGTGGCTGGCGCGAGGTTCGCCTGTCCCGCAGGCCCGGACGGATGCCGGTGACCGGGCTCATCGACTACGAGCTGTTCTGCGGGATGCGGCCGCCGGCGGGCGGCGGTGCGGCGAGCGGGCTCGGCGGCCCGGAGCTCAGCGCCGAGGATCTCATTGCGGAGCACATGCCGAATCTCATCGATGTGCGGGAGCCGTTCGAGCACGAGCTTGTGCACATCGACGGTGCCCGGCTCGTGCCGCTCGCCCAGCTGCTCGACGACCCGGCCGCCCTCGGGGAGGGTCCGTTCGTCGTCTACTGCAAGACCGGCATCCGTTCGCAGCGGGCCGCCGACGCTCTGCGCGCCGCCGGTGCCGATGCCGTGTCGTTGCGCGGCGGCATCCAGGCCTGGCTCGACCTCACCGACCCCGGCGGGATGCGCTACTAG